A genomic window from Choristoneura fumiferana unplaced genomic scaffold, NRCan_CFum_1 Sck3bRy_88;HRSCAF=268_pilon, whole genome shotgun sequence includes:
- the LOC141445252 gene encoding uncharacterized protein isoform X1, whose amino-acid sequence MFFFSERVFPLERLESYYTKPKVGLHRAHGRLFDGVSNLKAKYRKHGVYEPRARRSLQKSPTAASSSAPSTSNLPITPEEEETLEWLRCSTDDFGLCNEKWQRTNEQRKQRVHSNEKLSYLQEFPCLKRSWGHALLTADFDRWYPDNEHSLDDKLPLLKSKLLGISTGSSTRSPFVEELKQLAQDQNSETSNLALLLLLPHMVGPVHLKRKRISAAEVRQSFISHIEEPTKILEERQKRQARYQTMGLTVQPYMIVAGPLKKIIAHHIVVDDIIYDLPTISKTVDTCFKIIWALNLEYPSECLPVWQFLERAIYKFPANTISKTKLSGSVQSLLNDCGLLPN is encoded by the exons atgttttttttttcagaacggGTATTTCCTTTAGAAAGGTTAGAAAGTTATTACACTAAACCAAAAGTGGGGTTACATCGAGCTCACGGTCGACTGTTCGACGGAGTTTCGAACTTAAAAGCCAAGTACCGAAAACACGGAGTGTACGAACCGCGAGCACGACGTTCTCTACAGAAGTCGCCAACGGCCGCATCATCGTCGGCACCTTCTACAAGCAACCTCCCCATCACGCCAGAGGAAGAGGAAACCCTCGAGTGGTTACGTTGCTCTACTGATGATTTTGGATTGTGCAATGAAAAGTGGCAGAGAACCAACGAGCAACGGAAGCAACGTGTGCACTCAAATGAGAAACTGTCGTATCTCCAGGAATTTCCCTGTTTGAAGCGCTCTTGGGGGCACGCGCTG CTTACTGCTGACTTCGATCGCTGGTATCCTGACAATGAACATTCATTGGATGATAAATTACCGCTACTGAAGAGCAAACTACTCGGTATATCTACAGGCTCATCAACACGATCACCGTTTGTAGAAGAATTGAAGCAACTTGCACAAG ATCAAAATTCCGAGACTAGCAACCTGGCCCTATTGCTACTTCTACCGCACATGGTTGGCCCGGTGCACTTAAAGCGGAAAAGAATATCAGCGGCAGAAGTGCGCCAAAGCTTTATTTCACACATTGAAGAACCAACGAAGATCCTTGAAGAGCGGCAGAAGCGACAGGCCAGGTACCAGACTATGGGATTAACTGTTCAACCATATATGATAGTTGCAGGTcctctgaaaaaaataatagcacatcaCATTGTTGTTGACGACATAATCTACGATTTGCCAACCATCTCGAAAACTGTTGATACATGTTTCAAGATAATATGGGCTCTTAATTTGGAGTATCCTAGTGAATGTTTACCTGTCTGGCAATTCTTAGAAAGAGCAATTTACAAGTTTCCGGCAAATACAATTTCAAAAACCAAACTTTCCGGGTCTGTTCAAAGTTTACTGAATGATTGTGGTCTATTACCTAACTGA